TTGTTTTTCGAACTTTCGTTTATTCATATCTATGTACTCGTTACATATCTTGATTCGCTGCGATCTTCGAGGCTCTGCTTGCGGATGATTGAACAATGCCGACCTCGGGCGTCATGTACCCGCTGAGATTGATAACGTATATGCTCATCATGAAGATTAGGCCGTGAATGCCGAAACAGTAGAATAGAAATAGTACTCTCGTCGTCTTGTTTGCAAGTACAATTCGCGCAAAGCTCAGAAACATTTTTTCCCATATCGATAGTTTGTTCCTCCTGTAGTActccatctctttcttcttcaagtttgtcaATGGATTTATGGAGTCCTCGAATATCTGCGAGTATTGAGCTTCAGCGTCGATGTTAGCGATCGCTGCGTCTCCGGTGTTCCCACTAGACCTCGATAAGTAGCGCATCCGCTCGTACAGTTTGGCGTTATCAGCTTGTAATTTAGTCAGCTCACCCTTGAGCTTATTTTTATCGTTGTTGAGCTGTCTCATCTGCTTCTCTAGCTCGGTATTTCTGTTGCGTAATCTATCACGTTGCTTGGTTATGATTGGCAGAATAGTATTGTTGCCGAAAGTAGCAGCAGTCTCTGACTCCTCAGGTATGCCAACAATCGAGCTAGTCGGTGATAACTTACCCCATCGATTGTTCATCTGTCTTGTGACGCCTGACATCATACTTGCCGTGTCATTAAATTTTTgatcgacttcttcgatcttATCAAGATCAGCCTCCAGTTTACGGTTCAGAATTTCCGACTCCGTAAGCTTATTTTGTAGCTCAGATATTTGAGCTTTCAGCTTATTGTTCTCCTCTTCACAATCGCCGAATTTACTTCGTAAATCAGCAAGTGCCCCTTGTAATCTCTTATTCGCAGATATGATGCCGGATTCCACACTGCTTTGCCCGGCAACGTTCTCCTCATCATTTGTGTCAGTCCCGAATTCtatcctcttcaaagctgaTAACTCCTCTTTGATTTGAACATAGTCCGAATAATTCTCTAGTTTCATCCTGGTAGAATTTACTTCTGACTTATAGGAATTCACTTCCGCCTGCAAATTACTAATCTTCTCGgtcagctctttctctattttcttgagctgctgatgCTCACGTTCTGACGAAGCACTCAGTAGGGCATTTTCGCTCTCCAACTGCCTTATCTTGTTTTCCCTAGCTTGCAATTGCGATTCTTGCTCAGCGGTACTTGTAGCTTTCGCTAGGGCGCCGTTTAATTCCTCATTCCTTCGCTCCAGTTGGAAAACTCTAGACTGTGCAGATTCCAGTTCCTGTTCGAGAAGGTTTCGTGCCGTCACATCGTGAGATAGACCCTCATCAGTTTCCTTTTCTACCACAGCCCCTTCATAAAGGCGCTTCTCCAGATTTTCAACCTGCTTAAGGAGCTTTGCCTCCCTTTCATCCCAGTTCCTTTGCTTCTCTCCCCATGTTGAGCTcatttcttgctctttagCCGTCAATCTTCTCGCCAAAGTAACAGCCGCGTTTTGCTCCAAGTCAAGAAGTCTGGCTTTCAAGTTATCATAATCAGCATACTTGGCTAGCTTGTCCTCCAAGTTTTCCACTTGCTGCTTAAGTGCACTGGAGTCATCTATCTTGCTCAGTTTATCCACTGAGTGGATCATCAAGGGGGTCGGATCAGGAGCTTCGCATATCTTACCATACACATCCAGTAATACAACTTCAGagcttttcgatctctttgTAAGGTTGtcgatctcttgctgaTAGTGTTTAATGATCTTGTTGATATTTGCCAATTTTTCATCTGAGGGCAGTTTCTTGAATACTTTAGTCTCAGATGCTAGTGCCTTTCTCGATTCCAAGAATTGAGTCTCTCTCTCCTTTATCTCGATTATATCTTTGTCTAATTGGCTCTGTAAACTGCTTAAATCCGCCTTAGTCCATAGATCCACCGCATGTCGGTAGACTGAAAGATCCATCCTTGGATTCAACACCTTCGTCGGGTAGAATGGTGAGTCGCAAAAGCCTCGGAAGCCTTTTATCTAGGCCCTAGTCGATGTTGTATTCGGTGTTTCACTGTAGAAGACCTCACCTTAAGCCTTACTAGCAGCATTCACTATGGAAGCCCTAACGTAAACTGTGATTACTACTGCTAACAGATTAGAATTCGTTAAATAAGTGTTACATTGGCATTGGTATGCTGTGCTTGCTGTATATGTATGCGGGCGTACGGTCCTGAGAGTCTTCCGGGTTGTGTTTTATGCAGACCAATACCTGTAGAACTGCGGAGCTTCGATTGACACAGGTTTAACCTCATCTTCCGATTTGGCATTTAGCCTTTGAGTTGATGACGGAGACGTGGAGCCATCCTGTGATAGCCCAAACGCAGCGCCTATGCTCAATTTGGGAGGACAATCTAATAGCTGCTTGATCTCGGCGAGGTGAGAAGCCAATTTGTCCTTGTCGTCGATTATCTCGAGTGATTCTTGCAATTTTTGATATACCAAGTGAGAATGCTTCGATAATGCTAATCGCTGAATTAAAGTGTCCTCCTGCTGCCTCTGGAGGCTTTTCCTTTCCAGTTCCAGGGCTCGCTCAATCTTGGTCAGAAATTTCAGCTTTAGCTCTGCTTTCGCTAGCTGGACTTCGACCAGCTCACTGGCAATGGCATTGATTTGTCGCTCTTCATTAGTTGCAAACACATGTGATCTGGCCCCAAGCGATGATAATGCTATTTCCGAAGCTTCCTTTAGCTCGTCCGAGTCTTTGTTCTCCTCCTTGTCTATATCTTCCATTGCCGTAATAGCACGCCCGGTCATTTGTCGGACCACTCTGGGGTCCACTAGACCTACGAGGAACGCGACCGTTGACATTACTGGATTGTCACTCTTCGAGAAGGGTAGATGAGGCGCGTATTTGAGAGGACCTGAATCCTTGCCCGGGCTATGAAGAAACCTGTCCTCTATTGGTAACTGCAGAAACTTCAATATGCATTGTTCTGGGGTCTTGGTATCAATGCTCTTAGCGACCTTGTACCAATCAGATCCATGCTCTTGTAATCCCTTCAGCAGTTTCTGCAACTCCTCCCTAGACCACTGGTCGTCGACGTTCTCGAGTATTTTAGCCTTCTTGACCGGATTCGTGGAGGATGCctgatcttcctcgatTTCGGTTTTCTCTTCGTCTTTAACCTTGTCCTCTGGCGCTTCAGAATCTATCTGGTTgctcatctttctcttccttgtCTCCAAGTATTTGTGCAACGCGCTATTTTCATCGTTCGTGTCCATCATTTTCTTTAACTTGGCCATATCTGGCAACTGCACCGAAGGTTTATAGCTCTCAAATGGGAACAGTCCACGCGGAGCGTCGTGTCTTGTCGAAAACTCCCCAGTAAAGGGCGGCTCCACATTCTTGGGCAGCAGCTTTGCGTCAACCTGATAATTAATCAAACCccacttcatcaaaaacttATGTACACGAAAGATCGCAGCGGCGTCCCCACATACGTTCCGCCTTGCCGCTGTAACGCTGAAATATTCGTTCGGGTTCAATCGATAAGAATTAACCATGAAATTTCGATATCTGACATACACCTGTGGCGTCTTGGACGCTATCCGGTTTGTGAAAAACTCCGGCAGCGATTGCCTCTCGATTGAGTGGATCTTCCGCAGGTCAAACCACCTGGCATAGTTAGGAATCACTATCTCGTGCGACTGCGGTACcgtcagctctttcagctccGATTGCTCCTGAGACTCATTCTTAACTGCGCCGCTCTCTTGCGATTCTTGCCTGAGCATTGACTTGTCCACATTGGCACTTGGCTCCTCCTCATCCCcatcctcctcttccttctgAAGTCCCTCTTCCGCTTCCTCCTGCTGTGCTACCTTCTCCTCGCCCTCGGACATCgcttcatcctcctccCCAAACAGATTCTCGTTAGTTTCGGTTTCGCTATCGGCTCCTCCACTCTTCTCTACATTGTCATTGGCAGCCGCTTTTTCGATGCTCTCTGCTGCCTctccaccaccaccagcatCTTCTGGCCCAAATAATCCGGGGCTCTCCATCGCTCAGCCAGTTGCAGCCACTATACCGCTCATCTCGACCCTTCAAACTACTTGTTTACCATCTAAAATTCGTATTACTTTCgagattgaaaaaaacCTTTGGCCGGGTAATTCGTGAGAGATGATTCGGGATTCTGCATGTCCGGTTTGTTCCGGGAGCTTGCCGGACAGGTCATATCGAATTCTCTATATCGAACAAGGCTTCAAATCAACACGAATATGTCAGATCTGGTCAAGATTTAGTAAAAATTCCACTTCACAAGGCCGCTAGAGTCGCTGGCGGGTTTTCTACAGGTGCTTGGCGCGAATCAGAGATGTTGGTTTCGATTCAGACGCTTTTTGCGGCGGTTTTGATGCTGGTGACAAGAATCGCAGTGGGCGATGTGCAGGTGACAGAGCCGGTAGCCGGTGCTCAGTTTTCCGGGAGTGGCGGTACTGTCAGCATTGATTTGAAGTGGATGGACAACGGAGCGAATCCGCCGGTCGATGATATCACATCTTTCACTTTCACGTTGGAAACGGGTCCCAACAACCACATCCAAGCGGTCAAGAAGCTGGATGAAAGCGTCCCTCTCTCAGCTATCACCAAAGTGGGTGACACCTACTCGTATACGCTTCAATTCCCTTCGGGCATTATCGGAAATGGGCAATACTATATCCAGGTCTATTCGCAAGTGCAAGGGGGCGGCTACACGAACAACTACTCGCCTCGTTTCGAGCTGACTTCGATGGGAGGCACCTCGTCTGCCACTTTCTCTGACTCGACTCAGCCCCCTGGCGAGACGCTGGTTGCCGGGACGGGCACCACCACCGCTTCAGTTGACACCAGATCCTTCACGCTATATTACACGCAACAGACTGGCGTCTCCCGGTTCGCGCCCATGCAGATGCAGCCCGGAAGCAAGATCACGGCCACCACCTGGACCAAGAAGTTCCCCACGAGCGCCGTGACGTACTATTCCACCTACAGAAACACTTTGGCACAGGAGACCACTATCACACCCGGTTGGTCCTACGTCTTATCTAGTGGCATCAACTTTGCCACGCCGGCACCGTACCCTACGGACAACGGTGGGTGGCAGAACCCGAAGCAGAGGCAGAGCCTGTCGACCAGAAAGatcaacatcaagaagagagcaAGGGTAATGGGAAATTAGGCCGTTGGTCCTGTATAGTTAAGCGATATAGACTCTTTATACAATGGCGCGTGTGTAAGTAGGAGGCATACAAACACCGAAAGTCTCAGTAGATCTCCGGGAACTTCCTGCAGAGCTGCTGCAACGCAACGATCCCATCCACGCTGATCTGCTcgttctccttcagcacaCAGGGCACCGCATCCAGCACTAGAAACTCCACGTCTCCGCTGTCGCTGGAGCGACACACAAACTCGTGCCACGATTCTGCCTCGAACTGCTTGTTCAACGAAACCCTCACGTTCGTCAACGTTACCATTTCGCCGCCATCCGTCGGCGAGCTCAGCACCAGCGTGTTCTCTGTTGGTTGCGACTTCACCTGCGCAATGAGCCTGAACACCGGGCAAACGTTCTGTGCTATCTCTCGAGGATCGATTCTGGGCGTCTCGCTGGCCATCTCAGCTGCTATTCCGTCCTTCTGACTGGTCTTCTGGTGTACAAGTGGTGCTCTTTACGCGTTCTAGTACTGTCGCGCTAGCTCTTCTACAGACCAAGGACACGATACACCACGAAGGTCCGCAAGGTGCTGCCAAACTACTCGAGACTGGTTGATAGGCCATCGGACGATGGCAAGGAGGAATGTGGCTGCAATCGCTGGTGGCACAGCCCTCATTGATTAGCAGTAACCCGGTACGAGGGTAATGGGTACTTAAGGCAGCCATTGGGTGAAGGTGGTCGGTGGAAGCTACAGTTCAGGCTGGCTGAAGATGGCGATGAGATTGCAGGACGGGAGCAAGTCGCTGGGACCGAAAGGCGGTCGCTCTCCTTTGAGAAGACACTTGCATGGGTTGCTAACGGTGGGACTCGCCCTTGCTGGGACAGCACTGTATGTGGTCAGTCAGCGTTCATCCAGGGAGGGTGTGATTTTGAGTGGCAAGGAAGTGTCTAGGTGCGGGAAAATCGAGCCAATTGTGCCtagcttcaagaagtcgGTGGATTTGATCCTGCACGATGCAGAATTCAAGCGGTCTTCTGTGGAAAAGCTGTCCAAGGCTATCCAGATCCCGACGGAAATCTGGGACGTGAACCCGGAGCCGGCAGACGACCCTGAATGGTACGCTCATTTCTACGAGTTCCACAGGTTCCTGGAGCAGACGTTTCCGCTGGTTCACGAGAGGCTCACGCGCGAGAAGGTGAACGAGCTGGGCTTACTGTACACCTGGGAGGGCTCGGAGCCCGAGCTGAAGCCGGTGTTGTTTATGGCGCACCAGGATGTGGTTCCGGTGAACAAGGAGACGTGGGATGACTGGGAGTACCCACCATTCTCGGGACATTACGATGAAAAGAGCGACCTGGTTTGGGGCAGAGGCTCGAACGACTGTAAGAACCTGCTGATCGCAGAACTCGAGGCCATTGAACAGCTTTTGCTCGACGGCTACCAGCCGAAGAGGTCTGTGATTTTGTCGTTCggttttgatgaagaatcgagCGGTCCCCTCGGAGCCAGGCATCTGGCTGCTTTCCTCGAGGACAGATACGGTAGGGATGGGATCTTTTCGATCATCGACGAAGGGTTTGGAGTACTGCCCATCGACGAGGGGCTCTTTGTGGCCTCCCCCATCACGGCTGAAAAGGGATACGTCGATGTCGTGGTGACGGTCAATGGGAAGGGCGGCCACTCTTCGGTACCACCAGACCATACTACTATCGGCGTCGCATCAGACCTGATTACTGTTCTCGAAGACAATCCTTTCGGCCCAGATTTCGAGCTCGACAACCCACTCTTCAGTTTGCTGACATGTGCAGCCGAGCATTCAAAGAGGCTCCCCAAAGATTTGAGGAAGCACATCTTGAGGGCGCCAAAGAACAAGGCAAGTCGGAAAATGTTGGAGAAGTTTTTGTCCAGCGATGTTAGGTTCCGTGATTTAATCCGAACCACCAGAGCTGTAGACGTTTTCAACGGTGGTATCAAAGCCAACGCTCTGCCTGAGGTTTCCACCTTCGTGGTCAACCACAGAATAGACATCCACTCGTCTGTGGAAGAAACAGTCGCCGCAGATGCGTACTTTGCTGAGAAAATTGCAAAGAAATATGGTTACGGTTTCGCTCGCAACGGAGAGTTCTCGATTCCAGAAACTGAGCTTGGTTACATTGACGTAAAGGTCGCCAAGGCTTTGGAACCGGCTCCAGTTTCTCCAACTTCGGGTGCCGCTTGGGACATCCTCGCCGGTACCATCCAGGATGTGTTCGAAAATGGGGTTTTCGCCGGCCGCGACGACGCTGAGTTGTACGTTTCAACAACTTTGATGCCAGCAAATACTGATACCAGGTATTACTGGAATTTAACGAAGAACATCTACAGGTTCGTCGCTTCGATCCTTGATGCAAGTACTTTCGAGACTATCCATTCTGTGAATGAGAGTATCAAAGCTAGCAGCCATCTGTCTGCTATTGCATTCATTTACGAGTACATTGTGAacgttgatgaaaatgCTTAGCAAGATAACTAATAAAATTTTCGTATCCGTGAGTAAAGCTGTGTAGCTCAGCGCTAAACGTAACTACTTCGAATTTGGCGATGTGGTGTAGCTAACCGTCTTGTAATCGTCGGAGCTAGAGCCACTATCGCATGTTCTGGGCTGATACATTACAATACCGCCATTTTTCTCTAGGTCGTAGTTTTCGGTGTTAGTTCTACCAAAAGACAGTTGTGAAAGACCGTCTAGCGATGTActgtcttcttcagagagCTTTTGCGACAAGAAGGGGTTGAACCCGTCGGtaccttcttcaacatctgAAGTTGTCGTCTTCTCAAACCCTATGCGGATTCCTCTCTTATTTCGACTCTTTTTGCTACTCTCATAAGGTGTTCTGTAGTCAACGACAAAATGTGCCTGCGACTGAGGACTGTCTGATGAGTAATTACCATCGCTCTTTTCCATAGACGAATCGGAGAAGAATTCATCCTTGTACTCGCTACTTGAGATCTTGCCCAACAGTTTGGCGATCTTGCGATCTTTGCTCTTCTCAATCAATCTCCCTAGAGCGTCCACAATGAAACCTAACTTAATCGAACGCAGGAAGTTGGCGTACATGTGGAGAGCGTCAGCTCCCAACccaaagatgaaaaagaCCAAGTACGACATCAGCACGTAAATCCAGACCGTGAGCAGTCTGCCACCTGCGTCGATCTTTGGTATCACATTCCAAAGTGCGCTCGAATGCGTCTCTTTGTAACTGTAGTGGCCATTGAAACTCTTGACGTCTTCGACAAGCGCATAAATCGACAGCGGGAACATCACCAAGATAATCAGGCAGCAGAAAATCAGCAACCTCGCAAACCTCGTCAGGTTCAATTTCGAGTTTGTGCAATGCAAAATGTCTTTGAcatccttcctcttcctaTAGAAGATGTAGAGAACCATGGACGCATACACCGCCGCAACCGTCGACGCCACGAAGGGCCACATAGTGTAAAGCACGGTGGTCACCCAAGTGGGCGACAACAGGTTCAAACACCCGTAGTACCTGGTCACACCGAATCGGTACATTTGGACCAAATACGAAAGTCCCATGATCACTACGGGCGGAACCAGGCACACCGCCAGGTCCCTGCCGATTTTGCGCCAGGAACCGGCTTCCGGCAGCACCGAATCTGCCTTCAGAACCGAGTGCAGGTTATTAACGATATTTCCCACCGCACAAGAAATACCAACGTTCGCTCCAACCTGCAGCTTCACCACTACATCGCACCATCCCTTCCCGCTCCACCTACTCGCAAAATCCTCGCCACTCCACACGCAAGCCGCGACAATATACGACAAATTCATTACTATCAGCCAACTGATCAGAACTATGGCTGGCACATTTTTGTTCTGCGAGTGCCACGCTAGCGGCGGTACCAGCAACACAAAAGCTACAGTACAAAGCCCTATGACATTAGATTGGATACTCATCTGGCAGATTTAACATAGAGCTCTTTCCGGCCTCCACAACCAGCACGGTGCCCGCACCCGTTCGGCCTTTTTTATAACCCTACCCCAAGCTCCCATCCGAAACAAACAGCTAGTACTCTCGCATCAACAGCAGCTACAACTCCACTCGCTACTGCCATAACACATACCTCCAGCTCTTGGTTCTCCTCCAAGATGATACTTGTTTCCTGATCAGTGTCACAATGTATTGTCTGCCGCTGCGACAGCCGGCGAAATAGTGGCGCGCACTGGAAACCCCGTATAAGGAGCTGAAAACACAAGGTATGAAGATATATTCAACAGGATACCTCAAACAACTAGCTAGCTTTAAAGCGACATTGGCAATCTGAAGTGGAAACCTGCTTCAAAGGTGTCGGATAGTGTCTGCAATGCGTGTAACAGGCCTCCTGAGGGTCGTACGTATGTTTATAGATCTTGCCGAGAGCTGGGATTGGCATTAGATGACGAAGACCTGCGCCAGGGCTGTGACTGCCGTGAAGAGATAGTACCACAGGCCGTTGGCGGAGGTTGTGAGGGAGAAGCCGGAGGACTTGGACGTGGTTGACGGAGCGGTGGCAGAGATCGACATGAGTTTGCTCGAGTAGGTCTCGTTGGAGGGGATGGCGGACAGGATCGAGTGGATGTCGTTGTAGGAGAGGGAGGAGTCGAATTTGGTAGCGTTGGAGAGGAAGGTGATGACGTTGCCAGTGGAATCGAAGATCGCACCGCCTCTCATGGCGTTTCTTGTGTCTCTTGGGATGTAGCCGTAGGACTGGATGCCGGTGCCCAGATACTCGATGCCCTGGAAGGTGTGGAAGGTTGAGTAGAAGTGGTCGCGCTCGGTGCCGTTCATAGCTTCGAAGATGTCGAACTCGCCGCAACCGCTGGCCCAGCAGGAACAGTTTGGGTTGGTCGGGTACTGGGCGGTCCTCGGGATGTGGTCGTTCAGAAGCCAGATCGCTGGCAAGTCGTAGAACTCGATGGAACTGCTGTTGGACTGCGTCTCCCTCGGCATCTCAAAGTCGAACAGGAACATCTTCGTTACACCGCCAAACCCGTAGTACGCGGGGATCCCCTGGCGGTAGTAGCCGCAGCCCTTGCCTACGCCAGACTTGGGACACGACACgttggagaagatgatgaactcttcatcgGACGAGATATAGTTGTTGTCCTGCAGCAGCGTCGCAGAGGACGCCTTCGAGGTACCGTCGGACCCGGCGTACGTCAGCGCCTTGCCCAGACATTTCGAACTGTCGCCAGCAGCAGTCAGGAAGGTGACGTTCTCACCGACCTGTGCCGAAGCGTTGTAGTACGCACGACGGGTGAAGTCGCTGGAGGAAGCAGAGCTGCTCACATCAAAGGAGGGCGAATCGTAGTAGGCGAATTGGTGCAGCTTAAGAGGACCACGGAAATGGACCGAAAGATACGAAGACACGGGCGCATTGGTCCCGGAAAACCACTGCGGATCTCCCACCTCGCAGGAGCAGTCGTCAGCGTCGATGTTGGAAAACTTCTTCACCGGAGTGTACGTCCCGGCGAACCCAACGTTAGAGAACGCTATCTGGTCATACGCACTCACTTCCGCCCTGGCCACCTGCAGACACGCCAGAAACACACAGATCAAACGCACGGCAGCATTCATCTTACTTCGAGTTGGCCTCTGGAATGAATATTTGCAAATTGCAGCTCAAAGAGCCAAGAAATTCGAAAAATACAGAGATTGGTCAAGACCAAGCTATTTTAACTGCACATCAGGAGCACCACAGCACAGCCAGCATTCTCCCACGGCAGATCCGACGCTCTATTATTATCGCTCCTCGAGATGCTCTCTGTTCCTACCAACAAAATATCTCAGGAATAGGCAGTCGGGAAAGTCTTGGCATGACGAAAATCGCCCTGCACAGAGAAACCTGCGCACGGCCAGGAGATGCTGTATGTCGCGAAACTCAACCTCGAGAACGTCGGAACGACGCTGTCGTCGAGAGCCTAGTTGGTGTAGCCTGTGTCGTACGCCATCACCAGCAGGAGTATCGTGACGGAGTACGCCACGACTGCCAGGACCGTCCACATGGTCCACTTTCTGTAGTAGGCTCTTTTCGCTTCGTGCGAGTCCAGTATTTGGGACGCTGCTTGCTTGAGAAACAGCTTTCTGTGGTATTGCAGGCCGTGTGGGGGAGACGCTGGGTCCGCGAATGTGACAGTGGTTTCGTTGACTCGGTCAATTTCCGCTGCGACATCGTTGCTTATTTCGAGATGGGTCTTGTCGATTTTTGTCTCGACTTCGTAGACAGTAGGTAGTTCTTCTGGCGGGATCTCGGCGTGTGTGGGCTCGTAGTCGAGATGCCACTGGGTGTAGACGTAGATCAGAATGTTCCCGATCCAGAGGAATGGTAGAAAGAAACCGCCAGCAAGCCATCGGGGTACCAAGCTTTCGTAGCGGGCGCCTGCCTGGCAGGATGGACACTCGCAGGCGTACCATTgggcctcttcttcgacaaatGAGTTCAAGTTTTTCGGTTTGCTGGCCATACCTACTGTCTTCAATTTGTGACGCTGCAGCCGGCCTACAAAACATAAAAAATACAATGGTTACATGACAGTACGAATGAGCTAAAGCGCTGGCTTTTATACAAGTGCAGTATTCAATTCAAGCATTGCAACGCCGGTGAAGGGCGTCTAAGAAGTACGATCGCTGGCTGAATGTGTCAGTATTTGCTATGCATTTTCCGCTTTCGGCGATGACAATTTTGAACTGGCGCGACATGTTCAGTTACATGAATTATGGGTTCACAGCTTCTGAAACGCTGGAGTATGTTACTGCTTGTGGTTTCGAagatctttcttcctcttctgcaAAAACTTCTCCATATATGACTGAGTGAATTGCTTCACTTTGAGGCGCTTCTCTTTCGTTGGCTCCTTAGGAGGTGATTTGGTCAAGTCTTTCTTGAGTTCTTTCGCTGTCAGAATCTTGACTATGTCCCTGGCGCACAGCTTGGCGTGATCATGAGATAAGTCATTTTCATGCTCGTACTTCCTTAGCAGGTTTGGGACAAATGAGGCGAAAAACTTGTTCCATTTGTGCTCCAAGTGATTTgtttgagaaagctttttcttcttcagctttctttcttctctctctttctcctcttTGATCTGAGCCTCTTTCTCGAGTTCCCTCTGCTTattggcttcttcgataatTCTCAGAAGATCGTTTCTCTTTTGgttttccagctccatcTTGCCTTTCAAGGCGCGcatttcctccttctttgcCTGCTCAATGGCTTCCATCTCCATCTCTAGTCGTTTCTGCTTGTTCTTTTCGTATTCTTCGTTATCCAGTCTGGGCCGCTTGGTCCCGTTAGTGCCGTTTCTCCTGGAGGCGCTATCTTTTGCTGAGTAGGGTTTCGAATTAAACGTTTTCGAAGAGCCCGTTGGTGGGTTATGCAGCTTTGTTTTTTGTTGAGCGTTATAATACATGGGTTTACCATTTTCGTGAACGATTTCCCATCCTGGTGGTAATCTGATCCGTCGTAAGTCAACCATTCTATTCGATGCTTCCCTTATGTCTTTCTTATCTATTCTTTTGTAGGTCTCAAACTCGGCCCATTTGGCCAGTAACTCGTCGCAGTCTTCTGCCAATCCTTTttgcttttccttcaaataTGAGACCTGTTGATCGATCTGGGACGCAGTAATACCATTCTTAGTTGTCTTGGGTAACTTCAACAGGAAGCTAACAATCTTTTGGCCCATCTCCAAATCGTCCTCGAAGATCTGAAGCAGTTTTGCCAGGCACGTATATCCATGCAGCTTGATGACCTGGTGGTGCAAAGACTCATCCTCTATCTCGTATAGTCTGTTAAATAGCTTCTGTGCAATTAGTCTATCATCTGCCTGCAACAGAACACTCATAACTTTTGTCACATCTTGGGGATTCTCGCAACCTGACGGATGCAGTGATTCCACAAATTCGATGTTGAAATTATTTCCTTCAGCCTTCTCAATCTTGAGCCCTTGGCTCtttttcatcttgatcCATTTCTTCTCAGCCGAGCTACTCACAGCTAGTGCATCTGCAATATTCTGCGGCAAAAGAGATGCGGCATCGGTCTGAGTCTTGCCACCCAAAAAGCCTATACAATTAGGCTCTTCACAGTAGCATTTCTGTGCTGTTGCGCCGTACCTATCGACATTGTAATCGAAAGTGATTTCTTCCCCTCTGGAGATTTTCCTCTTGGCGAATATTCCCATCCTTAGTTTCCCTGCGACCACCCATTTATTCACATAGGCGTTTGGATTACAGGAATGATTACAGAACCGAGCTAGTGAGCCCTTCAGCGTAGCGTCAATAAATTCACCGTTTTGCAACATCA
Above is a genomic segment from Torulaspora globosa chromosome 1, complete sequence containing:
- the SWI3 gene encoding Swi3p (ancestral locus Anc_1.163), giving the protein MESPGLFGPEDAGGGGEAAESIEKAAANDNVEKSGGADSETETNENLFGEEDEAMSEGEEKVAQQEEAEEGLQKEEEDGDEEEPSANVDKSMLRQESQESGAVKNESQEQSELKELTVPQSHEIVIPNYARWFDLRKIHSIERQSLPEFFTNRIASKTPQVYVRYRNFMVNSYRLNPNEYFSVTAARRNVCGDAAAIFRVHKFLMKWGLINYQVDAKLLPKNVEPPFTGEFSTRHDAPRGLFPFESYKPSVQLPDMAKLKKMMDTNDENSALHKYLETRKRKMSNQIDSEAPEDKVKDEEKTEIEEDQASSTNPVKKAKILENVDDQWSREELQKLLKGLQEHGSDWYKVAKSIDTKTPEQCILKFLQLPIEDRFLHSPGKDSGPLKYAPHLPFSKSDNPVMSTVAFLVGLVDPRVVRQMTGRAITAMEDIDKEENKDSDELKEASEIALSSLGARSHVFATNEERQINAIASELVEVQLAKAELKLKFLTKIERALELERKSLQRQQEDTLIQRLALSKHSHLVYQKLQESLEIIDDKDKLASHLAEIKQLLDCPPKLSIGAAFGLSQDGSTSPSSTQRLNAKSEDEVKPVSIEAPQFYRYWSA
- the KRE9 gene encoding Kre9p (ancestral locus Anc_1.164) — encoded protein: MLVSIQTLFAAVLMLVTRIAVGDVQVTEPVAGAQFSGSGGTVSIDLKWMDNGANPPVDDITSFTFTLETGPNNHIQAVKKLDESVPLSAITKVGDTYSYTLQFPSGIIGNGQYYIQVYSQVQGGGYTNNYSPRFELTSMGGTSSATFSDSTQPPGETLVAGTGTTTASVDTRSFTLYYTQQTGVSRFAPMQMQPGSKITATTWTKKFPTSAVTYYSTYRNTLAQETTITPGWSYVLSSGINFATPAPYPTDNGGWQNPKQRQSLSTRKINIKKRARVMGN
- the RFA3 gene encoding Rfa3p (ancestral locus Anc_1.165) yields the protein MASETPRIDPREIAQNVCPVFRLIAQVKSQPTENTLVLSSPTDGGEMVTLTNVRVSLNKQFEAESWHEFVCRSSDSGDVEFLVLDAVPCVLKENEQISVDGIVALQQLCRKFPEIY
- the COY1 gene encoding CCAAT displacement transcription factor COY1 (ancestral locus Anc_1.162), which produces MDLSVYRHAVDLWTKADLSSLQSQLDKDIIEIKERETQFLESRKALASETKVFKKLPSDEKLANINKIIKHYQQEIDNLTKRSKSSEVVLLDVYGKICEAPDPTPLMIHSVDKLSKIDDSSALKQQVENLEDKLAKYADYDNLKARLLDLEQNAAVTLARRLTAKEQEMSSTWGEKQRNWDEREAKLLKQVENLEKRLYEGAVVEKETDEGLSHDVTARNLLEQELESAQSRVFQLERRNEELNGALAKATSTAEQESQLQARENKIRQLESENALLSASSEREHQQLKKIEKELTEKISNLQAEVNSYKSEVNSTRMKLENYSDYVQIKEELSALKRIEFGTDTNDEENVAGQSSVESGIISANKRLQGALADLRSKFGDCEEENNKLKAQISELQNKLTESEILNRKLEADLDKIEEVDQKFNDTASMMSGVTRQMNNRWGKLSPTSSIVGIPEESETAATFGNNTILPIITKQRDRLRNRNTELEKQMRQLNNDKNKLKGELTKLQADNAKLYERMRYLSRSSGNTGDAAIANIDAEAQYSQIFEDSINPLTNLKKKEMEYYRRNKLSIWEKMFLSFARIVLANKTTRVLFLFYCFGIHGLIFMMSIYVINLSGYMTPEVGIVQSSASRASKIAANQDM